From Woronichinia naegeliana WA131, the proteins below share one genomic window:
- the glgB gene encoding 1,4-alpha-glucan branching enzyme, protein MSSTISPDQVNQIVYNLHHNPFEVLGSHPLEDNGIIKQWVIRAYLPTAQAASVLIPTELQEIPMQSVHHPHFFECVLDAPSLANYQLRLKEGEHERVIYDPYAFRSPKLTEFDLHVFGEGNHHRIYEKLGAHLMEVDGIQGVYFAVWAPNARNVSLLGDFNNWDGRLHQMRKNNNMVWEIFIPELGIGAKYKYEIKNWEGHIYEKSDPYGFYQEVRPKTASIVTDLDNYQWRDQDWLEQRRNTDPLTKPVSVYELHLGSWLHTSTSETPHYLTGEGDAVEVSEWNTGARFLTYYELVDKLIPYVKELGFTHIELLPIAEHPFDGSWGYQVTGYYAPTSRYGSPEDFMYFVDQCHLNGLGVLVDWVPGHFPKDGHGLAFFDGTHLYEHEDPRKGEHKEWGTLIFNYGRNEVRNFLVANALFWFDKYHIDGIRVDAVASMLYMDYCRKPGEWVTNQYGGRENLEAADFLRQVNSLLFGYFPGVLSIAEESTSWPMVSWPTYVGGLGFNLKWNMGWMHDMLDYFSMDPWFRQFHQNNVTFSMWYNHSENYMLALSHDEVVHGKSNMLGKMPGDEWQKFANVRALFTYMFTHPGKKTLFMSMEFGQWGEWNVWADLEWHLLQYEPHQQLKQFFTELNALYRSEPALYSKDFQEEGFQWIDCSDTRHSVVSFLRRGSDPDEFVVAVCNFTPQPHSHYRIGVPVAGFYTELFNSDARQYGGSNLGNLGGKWSEEWSFHGMPYSLDLCLPPLAVLVFKLDLAKSAQALAALAV, encoded by the coding sequence ATGTCCAGCACGATAAGCCCAGACCAAGTTAATCAAATTGTCTATAATCTTCATCATAATCCCTTTGAAGTTCTTGGCAGTCATCCTCTAGAAGATAATGGAATCATAAAGCAATGGGTGATTAGAGCCTATTTACCAACTGCTCAGGCAGCTTCGGTATTAATTCCCACCGAGCTTCAAGAGATCCCCATGCAATCCGTTCACCATCCTCATTTTTTTGAATGTGTGTTGGATGCTCCGAGCCTGGCTAACTACCAGTTACGACTCAAAGAAGGAGAACATGAACGGGTCATCTATGATCCCTACGCCTTTCGATCGCCGAAATTAACCGAATTTGACCTACACGTCTTTGGAGAAGGCAACCATCATCGCATCTATGAGAAACTAGGGGCGCATTTGATGGAAGTTGATGGCATTCAAGGAGTCTATTTTGCCGTCTGGGCCCCCAATGCCCGTAATGTTTCCCTTTTGGGAGACTTTAATAATTGGGATGGTCGTCTGCACCAAATGCGGAAAAATAACAACATGGTCTGGGAGATCTTTATTCCCGAACTGGGTATTGGTGCCAAATATAAATATGAAATTAAAAATTGGGAAGGACATATCTACGAAAAATCCGACCCCTATGGTTTTTATCAAGAAGTACGTCCTAAAACTGCTTCTATTGTCACTGACCTAGATAACTATCAATGGCGTGATCAGGACTGGTTAGAGCAACGCCGTAATACTGACCCCCTCACTAAACCCGTTTCTGTCTATGAACTGCATTTAGGTTCCTGGCTGCATACAAGTACATCAGAAACCCCTCATTATTTAACGGGAGAGGGAGATGCGGTAGAGGTATCAGAATGGAATACGGGAGCGCGATTTCTCACCTATTACGAATTAGTGGATAAACTCATTCCTTACGTGAAAGAATTGGGCTTTACTCACATTGAGTTATTACCGATCGCCGAACATCCTTTCGATGGCTCCTGGGGTTATCAAGTGACGGGTTATTATGCCCCCACCTCCCGCTATGGTAGTCCAGAAGATTTTATGTACTTTGTTGATCAATGTCACCTCAATGGTTTAGGGGTGTTGGTGGATTGGGTACCAGGACATTTTCCCAAGGACGGGCATGGATTAGCCTTTTTTGATGGTACACACCTCTACGAACATGAAGATCCTCGCAAAGGTGAGCATAAAGAATGGGGAACGCTGATTTTTAACTATGGCCGCAATGAAGTTCGTAACTTTCTCGTGGCCAATGCTCTTTTCTGGTTTGACAAGTACCATATTGACGGAATTCGCGTTGATGCTGTGGCTTCCATGCTCTATATGGACTACTGTCGCAAACCAGGGGAATGGGTGACTAATCAGTATGGAGGACGGGAAAATCTGGAAGCGGCGGACTTCCTGCGTCAAGTCAATAGTCTGCTGTTTGGTTATTTTCCAGGTGTTTTGTCTATTGCTGAAGAATCAACTTCCTGGCCAATGGTTTCCTGGCCCACCTATGTGGGAGGCTTAGGTTTCAACCTGAAATGGAACATGGGCTGGATGCACGATATGCTCGACTATTTCAGCATGGATCCCTGGTTCCGCCAATTTCATCAAAATAATGTCACCTTTAGTATGTGGTACAACCACAGTGAAAACTATATGTTGGCCTTATCCCACGATGAAGTGGTACATGGCAAGAGCAATATGCTGGGTAAAATGCCAGGCGATGAGTGGCAAAAATTTGCGAATGTACGCGCTCTCTTTACCTATATGTTTACTCACCCTGGCAAGAAAACCCTGTTTATGAGCATGGAATTTGGGCAATGGGGAGAATGGAATGTTTGGGCAGATCTAGAGTGGCATTTGTTGCAGTACGAGCCACACCAACAGTTAAAACAATTCTTCACCGAACTGAATGCACTCTATCGTAGTGAACCGGCTCTCTATTCCAAGGATTTTCAGGAAGAAGGTTTCCAGTGGATTGACTGTAGCGATACCCGTCACAGTGTTGTTTCTTTTCTGCGTCGAGGCAGTGATCCGGATGAATTTGTGGTGGCGGTCTGTAACTTCACGCCCCAACCCCATAGTCATTATCGGATTGGTGTTCCTGTTGCCGGTTTTTACACGGAGTTATTTAACAGTGATGCCCGTCAATATGGTGGTAGTAATTTGGGAAATTTAGGGGGTAAGTGGTCAGAGGAATGGTCTTTTCATGGAATGCCCTATTCCCTTGATCTTTGTTTACCTCCCTTAGCGGTCTTGGTCTTTAAGTTAGATCTCGCTAAATCGGCCCAAGCTCTAGCTGCCTTGGCTGTTTAA